The Flavobacterium marginilacus genome window below encodes:
- a CDS encoding TolC family protein — MKVRNLMLFGGFFIGISSINAQDKTNLKLEEAIQLAWTKSNEVSLANTKADTKKHELQSAKNNQYPDLTISGQFLGLNEPTISSNISLGDSGAGMPAPGHIAIGQASLKVPIFSGFKIQNEIKLQDNLFQAENAMASKTKEDVAMRVINYYANLYKSQRTIELIKENQKSAQQRVTDFIALEKNGIIPRNDLLKAQLQVSKLQLSLDEAINNETIFNYYLVTILKLPAGTKLVVNESDLINFPKDEIPTDEKPALENRKDLEALKFQEKASQNNLKMAQSNYYPTVALTGGYAALNIQHILTVQNAMFLGVGVSYDLSGILKNGTEVKIAKSKNLEVQNSEELLKDNIRVQVQQAITNYDLAVKQSIVLTQAVEQSAENYRIVKDKNENGLADTNDLLDADVEQLRSKISETISKVDVIQRYYELLSTTGQLSQTFNLSKI, encoded by the coding sequence ATGAAAGTTAGAAATTTAATGCTCTTTGGAGGGTTCTTCATTGGAATTTCATCCATCAATGCCCAAGACAAAACCAATTTAAAGCTCGAAGAAGCAATACAATTGGCATGGACAAAAAGTAATGAAGTTTCATTGGCGAACACCAAAGCAGACACCAAAAAACACGAATTACAATCGGCAAAAAACAATCAGTATCCTGATTTAACAATTTCTGGACAATTTCTTGGTTTGAATGAACCAACAATAAGTTCCAATATTAGTCTGGGAGACTCAGGTGCAGGAATGCCTGCCCCAGGTCATATAGCTATAGGTCAAGCGAGCTTAAAAGTTCCAATATTTTCTGGATTTAAAATTCAAAATGAAATTAAGCTTCAGGACAATTTATTCCAGGCAGAAAATGCAATGGCTTCTAAAACAAAAGAAGATGTGGCAATGAGGGTAATAAACTATTATGCCAATTTGTACAAATCGCAAAGAACCATTGAATTAATAAAAGAAAACCAAAAAAGTGCACAGCAGCGCGTTACTGATTTTATTGCTTTGGAAAAAAATGGAATTATACCTCGTAATGATTTATTAAAAGCACAGCTACAGGTTTCTAAACTTCAGCTTTCTCTTGATGAAGCAATCAATAACGAAACGATATTCAATTACTACCTTGTTACTATATTGAAATTACCAGCAGGAACAAAATTAGTAGTTAATGAAAGTGATCTGATTAATTTCCCAAAGGATGAAATTCCTACTGACGAGAAACCGGCACTTGAAAACCGTAAAGATTTGGAAGCATTAAAATTCCAGGAGAAAGCCTCTCAAAACAACTTAAAAATGGCCCAGTCCAACTATTATCCAACTGTTGCTTTGACCGGCGGATATGCTGCTTTAAACATACAGCACATCTTGACGGTCCAAAATGCCATGTTTTTAGGTGTTGGTGTTTCATATGATCTTAGCGGTATTCTAAAAAACGGTACTGAGGTAAAAATTGCAAAAAGCAAAAATCTTGAAGTTCAAAATTCTGAAGAGTTATTAAAAGATAATATTCGCGTGCAGGTACAGCAGGCAATTACCAATTATGATCTGGCTGTAAAGCAAAGTATTGTTTTAACCCAAGCTGTTGAACAGTCTGCCGAAAATTATCGTATTGTAAAAGATAAAAACGAAAATGGACTTGCAGATACCAATGATTTACTGGATGCCGATGTAGAACAGCTTAGATCAAAAATCAGCGAAACTATTTCCAAAGTAGATGTTATTCAAAGATATTACGAATTACTATCAACAACAGGACAGCTATCACAAACCTTCAATCTTTCAAAAATATAA
- a CDS encoding TetR/AcrR family transcriptional regulator has translation MKTDFNEKQIQILLVAENLFAEKGFDGTSIRDIAKEAKINIAMVSYYFGSKEKLLESLVLYKTSGLKELLSDLIDEELDPVGKIYKLIALYVNRLNCNKGIYRILHFELASKKRVLELESFSEIKKANLKSLEIIIREGQAKGVFRKDVIIELLTPTILGTYFHFYMNRPFFEEILNLNTEEKYNNYIKTTLTMHIQQTIKALLTYES, from the coding sequence GTGAAAACGGACTTTAACGAAAAACAAATTCAGATTCTTCTGGTAGCGGAAAATCTTTTTGCTGAAAAAGGATTTGATGGTACTTCGATAAGAGATATTGCCAAGGAAGCCAAAATTAACATTGCTATGGTTTCTTATTATTTTGGCAGCAAAGAAAAGTTACTGGAATCTTTGGTCTTATATAAAACTTCAGGGCTTAAAGAACTCTTAAGCGATCTAATAGACGAAGAACTGGATCCAGTTGGAAAAATTTACAAGCTAATTGCCCTTTATGTCAATCGGCTTAATTGCAACAAAGGAATTTATCGAATTTTACATTTTGAATTAGCTTCGAAAAAAAGAGTTTTAGAATTAGAATCTTTTTCAGAAATAAAAAAAGCAAACCTAAAATCATTAGAAATTATAATTCGAGAAGGTCAGGCCAAAGGAGTATTTAGAAAAGATGTCATTATTGAACTTTTAACTCCTACAATTTTAGGCACCTACTTTCATTTTTATATGAACAGACCTTTTTTTGAAGAAATTTTAAATCTAAATACCGAAGAAAAATACAACAATTACATAAAAACAACTTTGACAATGCACATTCAACAAACCATTAAAGCCCTCTTGACGTATGAAAGTTAG
- a CDS encoding DUF4494 domain-containing protein encodes MSTIWYECKVKYRKTDETGGQKVTTEPYLVDALSYTEAESRITEEMSAYISEEFKITNIKMANYAEIHPFENTDRWFKTRVSLMAYDEESGKERKSNMYLLIQANDVKEAFDNTVHVMKTTMGEYSIPAISESPIMDVFPYFSGEDGELEELEKFNARKNSKPEIIKETDFEDPMEFETVLEEDEQEA; translated from the coding sequence ATGAGCACAATTTGGTACGAATGCAAAGTTAAGTACAGAAAAACAGATGAAACTGGAGGACAAAAGGTTACAACAGAACCTTATTTGGTAGATGCTTTATCTTATACAGAAGCAGAGAGCAGAATCACCGAAGAGATGTCCGCTTATATTAGTGAAGAATTTAAAATCACCAATATAAAAATGGCCAATTATGCGGAGATTCATCCTTTTGAAAATACGGACCGCTGGTTTAAAACCAGAGTTTCATTAATGGCTTATGATGAAGAAAGCGGTAAAGAAAGAAAATCAAATATGTATTTACTGATACAGGCCAATGATGTGAAAGAAGCTTTTGATAATACGGTTCATGTGATGAAGACGACTATGGGCGAATATTCCATTCCTGCTATTTCTGAGTCTCCAATTATGGATGTATTTCCATATTTTTCGGGAGAAGATGGTGAATTGGAGGAATTGGAAAAATTTAATGCCCGCAAAAACTCTAAACCCGAAATAATAAAAGAAACTGATTTTGAAGATCCTATGGAATTTGAAACGGTTTTGGAGGAAGATGAGCAGGAAGCTTAA